One part of the Phycisphaerae bacterium genome encodes these proteins:
- a CDS encoding transposase — translation MKRREAAGIVGRRREAARRTADENRNDAIAREQNLSPEQRLAFHQAESGPIMEQLRAWCIRQFDERLVEPNSALGQAISYLLKHWEKLTLFLRQPGAPLDNNIVERALKRAILHRKNALFYRTLNGARVGDLFMSLIHTCQLNDVDPFDYLTELQRHAEDLAAQPENWMPWNYRKTIQETDADIPG, via the coding sequence ATGAAACGGCGTGAGGCGGCTGGTATCGTCGGCCGTCGCCGCGAGGCGGCACGGAGGACGGCGGATGAGAACCGGAACGACGCGATCGCCCGCGAGCAAAACCTGTCGCCGGAGCAACGGCTGGCCTTCCACCAGGCCGAGAGCGGCCCGATCATGGAGCAGCTCCGGGCCTGGTGCATCCGGCAGTTCGATGAACGGCTGGTGGAGCCCAACTCAGCGCTCGGCCAGGCCATCTCCTACCTGCTCAAGCACTGGGAGAAGCTGACCCTCTTCCTGCGTCAGCCCGGAGCCCCTCTGGACAACAACATTGTCGAACGAGCCCTGAAACGAGCGATCCTGCATCGAAAGAACGCGCTGTTCTACAGAACCCTCAACGGGGCCCGCGTCGGCGACCTGTTCATGAGCCTCATCCACACCTGCCAGCTCAACGACGTCGACCCCTTCGACTACCTGACCGAACTGCAACGCCACGCCGAAGACCTCGCCGCCCAACCCGAAAACTGGATGCCCTGGAACTACCGCAAGACAATCCAGGAGACCGACGCCGACATCCCTGGCTGA
- a CDS encoding DUF3604 domain-containing protein: MIPSRQRVFISVFASVVLLINVRLTADQPRQLFWGDIHNHNAVGYGKGSLQRSYEIAESHLDFFAFTAHGHWHDMPIMPENKHEKWVNGFAATREHWDEVRRMAKERYKPGRFVPFVAYEWHSSRFGDQCLIYPSDVDAPLEYFDHISKVQAFAKEKGALLIPHHPAYRWQWRGTAFEFLDTDVSPVVEIFSEHGLAEHDRGPFDYVRHSNGGRWTPRTLRALLARGAHVGVVASTDNHSGYPGAYREGLVGLYANELTREGVFEALRARRSFAVTGDRIALDFRVNGHWMGDILPETPNRQVTITASGWDEIASIELVKNGRVVARAFPTDADVHSPPWSSPVLCRVEFGWGPWGDLAMTRICDWDFELEIIGGRIVEAQGCFRAGPFDEDRRNRVEKLSEKSYRVRSYTSRKEPLGDLVNNSVVLKIEGGPQAVLKCTMTRPVAMKIEKSLKDLSSENTLEFTGPFTSESMVFQRLVFAPHYTGRLEFSDGPDEGAKEDWYYARIVQANGDLAISSPIWVRN; the protein is encoded by the coding sequence ATGATTCCTTCTCGGCAACGTGTGTTCATTTCGGTGTTTGCATCTGTTGTCCTGCTGATCAATGTCCGCTTGACGGCCGATCAGCCCAGGCAGCTTTTCTGGGGCGATATCCACAATCACAATGCGGTTGGATACGGCAAGGGCTCCTTGCAGCGCAGCTACGAGATCGCCGAGAGCCACCTGGATTTCTTTGCCTTCACCGCCCACGGCCACTGGCATGACATGCCCATCATGCCCGAGAACAAGCACGAGAAATGGGTGAACGGCTTTGCGGCCACGCGGGAACACTGGGACGAGGTTCGGCGGATGGCCAAAGAGCGCTACAAGCCGGGGCGATTCGTTCCCTTCGTGGCTTACGAATGGCACTCGAGCCGATTCGGTGATCAGTGCCTGATCTACCCCTCCGACGTCGACGCGCCGCTGGAGTATTTCGATCACATATCGAAGGTCCAGGCCTTTGCGAAAGAGAAGGGGGCCTTGCTGATCCCGCATCACCCGGCTTATCGGTGGCAGTGGCGCGGGACGGCATTCGAGTTTCTTGACACGGACGTGTCTCCGGTCGTGGAGATCTTCTCCGAGCACGGTCTGGCCGAGCACGACCGCGGGCCGTTCGACTACGTTCGCCACAGCAACGGCGGACGGTGGACACCGAGGACCCTGCGAGCCCTCCTTGCCCGAGGCGCGCATGTCGGCGTTGTCGCCAGCACGGACAATCACAGTGGCTATCCGGGGGCGTATCGTGAGGGGCTGGTGGGCCTCTATGCGAACGAGTTGACGAGGGAGGGGGTTTTCGAGGCCCTGCGTGCCCGGCGGTCGTTCGCGGTCACGGGCGATCGCATTGCCTTGGACTTCCGGGTCAACGGCCATTGGATGGGTGACATCCTGCCTGAGACCCCGAACCGGCAGGTCACCATCACGGCGAGCGGCTGGGATGAGATTGCGTCGATTGAGCTGGTCAAGAACGGCCGTGTGGTTGCTCGGGCCTTCCCAACGGACGCCGACGTTCATTCTCCGCCTTGGTCGTCGCCGGTGCTATGCCGCGTTGAATTCGGCTGGGGGCCCTGGGGGGATCTGGCGATGACTCGCATCTGTGACTGGGATTTCGAATTGGAGATCATCGGCGGCCGAATCGTCGAGGCCCAGGGTTGTTTCCGCGCCGGGCCGTTCGACGAGGACCGGCGCAACAGGGTGGAGAAGCTGTCGGAGAAGTCGTATCGGGTCCGCTCCTACACCTCGCGCAAGGAACCGCTCGGCGATCTGGTCAACAACAGCGTGGTCCTGAAGATCGAAGGCGGCCCCCAAGCCGTTCTCAAGTGTACGATGACACGGCCTGTCGCCATGAAGATAGAGAAGAGCCTCAAGGATCTGTCCTCGGAGAACACCCTTGAGTTTACCGGCCCGTTTACGAGCGAATCGATGGTTTTTCAGCGGTTAGTCTTCGCGCCGCACTACACGGGCCGGCTTGAGTTCTCTGACGGGCCGGACGAGGGGGCAAAGGAGGACTGGTACTACGCTCGCATCGTGCAGGCCAATGGCGATCTGGCCATATCGAGCCCGATCTGGGTGCGAAATTGA
- a CDS encoding right-handed parallel beta-helix repeat-containing protein codes for MRANRRIGTILLLLVSACDRGALAVDLYVAPSGKIEWSGTLPAANAEHSDGPLPSIAAARDLIRSRRASGMWTDEAITVHLRGGVYYLEETVVFEPRDSGTPGKPIVYAAYKNEQPILSGGRVIGGWRDAEINGRPCWVVEIPEVKEGKWYFRQLFVNGRRCPRPQVPEQGWYQFAGIPPHSERYLKRENVRDKANQNDRACYRPGHVKKWHNLGDVEFVCLMSWDEAHLFAANLDEATRTIEFTQPSYLGADKVITDDKNGRYYMLGVREALNKPGQWYLDRVSGMLYYLPVAGETPDNTTVVAPRLNELLCVLGDEPRNPLEERNKTFWTGPRLIGQGPTPRPIEHLALRGLTLKHNNWFLPPDKSAGGQAMARLPAALFLLNARNCRITDCTVSQISNWAIELGAECRDNVISGCTLTDLGAGGVKLNEDSHHNTVTDCEISNGGLVFPGAAGVWVGHSWANTVSHNHIHHLYYTGISVGWVWGYSRPSKAACNIIEYNHIHHIGRKLLSDMGGIYTLGSSPGTVLRYNLIHDVEAFAYGGHGLYNDEGSSFVLLENNIVYRTSHESYHQNYGQYNVIRNNVFAYSADGTVNRSGQNDPFSFTIEHNIVYSTLPRMLDNGWRWNKSGNFKMDYNLYWREDGQPFDFPGDRSFEQWQQWWDQDRHSIIADPLFVDPKNGDFRLKAGSPAERIGFKPIDTSRIGRLKSHTPG; via the coding sequence ATGCGTGCAAATCGACGGATAGGCACGATCCTGCTGTTACTGGTGAGCGCTTGTGATCGGGGTGCCTTGGCAGTTGATCTCTACGTGGCGCCGAGCGGGAAGATCGAGTGGTCGGGAACACTGCCGGCGGCCAACGCCGAGCATTCCGACGGCCCCCTGCCTTCAATCGCAGCCGCCCGAGACCTCATCCGTTCACGCCGGGCCAGCGGGATGTGGACGGACGAGGCCATCACCGTGCACCTGCGCGGCGGCGTTTACTACCTGGAGGAAACGGTCGTCTTCGAACCTCGGGACTCGGGAACCCCGGGCAAGCCGATTGTCTATGCAGCGTACAAGAACGAGCAACCGATCCTCAGCGGCGGGCGGGTCATCGGCGGTTGGCGCGACGCGGAGATCAACGGCCGACCCTGCTGGGTGGTCGAAATCCCCGAGGTCAAGGAAGGCAAATGGTATTTCCGGCAGTTGTTCGTTAACGGCAGACGCTGCCCGCGTCCGCAGGTGCCGGAACAAGGCTGGTACCAGTTCGCCGGCATCCCGCCACATAGTGAAAGATACTTGAAGAGAGAGAACGTGCGCGACAAGGCCAATCAGAATGACCGGGCGTGTTACCGCCCGGGGCACGTGAAGAAATGGCACAATCTCGGCGACGTGGAGTTCGTTTGTCTGATGAGCTGGGACGAGGCTCATCTGTTCGCCGCCAACCTGGACGAGGCGACCCGGACCATCGAGTTCACCCAACCAAGCTACCTGGGCGCCGACAAGGTCATCACAGACGACAAGAACGGACGCTACTACATGCTCGGCGTGCGAGAAGCCCTCAACAAACCCGGACAGTGGTACCTCGATCGAGTCAGCGGCATGCTCTACTACCTGCCCGTGGCCGGAGAGACGCCGGACAACACAACAGTTGTTGCCCCCCGGTTGAACGAGTTGCTGTGTGTGCTCGGCGACGAACCCCGCAATCCGCTTGAGGAAAGAAACAAGACATTCTGGACGGGACCGCGGCTGATCGGCCAGGGACCCACTCCCAGGCCGATTGAGCATCTGGCCCTGAGAGGCCTGACTTTGAAGCACAATAACTGGTTCCTGCCTCCCGATAAGTCCGCCGGAGGCCAGGCCATGGCCCGGCTGCCCGCGGCCCTGTTCCTGCTCAACGCCCGGAATTGCCGGATCACCGATTGCACGGTCTCCCAGATCTCCAATTGGGCGATCGAGCTGGGCGCCGAATGCAGAGACAACGTGATCTCCGGCTGCACCCTGACCGACCTCGGCGCCGGCGGCGTCAAACTCAACGAGGACAGCCATCACAACACCGTCACCGATTGTGAGATTTCCAACGGCGGACTGGTGTTCCCCGGCGCCGCCGGCGTCTGGGTCGGCCACAGTTGGGCCAACACCGTTTCGCACAACCATATCCATCATCTGTACTACACCGGGATCAGTGTCGGCTGGGTCTGGGGATACTCCCGGCCCAGCAAGGCGGCCTGCAACATCATCGAGTACAACCACATCCACCACATCGGCCGGAAGCTGCTCAGCGACATGGGCGGCATCTACACGCTCGGCTCCTCTCCGGGAACCGTTCTGCGCTACAATCTCATTCACGATGTCGAGGCCTTCGCGTACGGCGGCCACGGCCTGTACAACGACGAGGGCAGCAGCTTCGTCCTTTTGGAGAATAACATCGTCTACCGGACCAGCCACGAGTCGTATCATCAGAACTACGGGCAATACAACGTGATCCGAAACAACGTGTTCGCCTATAGCGCCGACGGCACGGTCAACCGATCGGGGCAGAATGACCCCTTCTCGTTCACCATCGAGCACAACATCGTCTACAGCACGTTGCCGCGGATGCTGGACAACGGATGGCGCTGGAACAAGAGCGGAAACTTCAAGATGGACTACAACCTCTACTGGCGGGAAGACGGTCAGCCGTTCGATTTCCCCGGCGATCGATCATTCGAACAGTGGCAGCAATGGTGGGACCAGGACAGGCACTCGATCATCGCGGATCCTCTGTTCGTGGACCCAAAGAACGGTGACTTCAGACTGAAGGCCGGCTCACCGGCCGAGAGGATCGGCTTCAAGCCGATCGACACGAGCAGGATCGGACGACTGAAGTCCCATACGCCGGGATAA